From one Aspergillus fumigatus Af293 chromosome 8, whole genome shotgun sequence genomic stretch:
- a CDS encoding glycoside hydrolase family 1 protein, producing MRQCGELAVGKSGSEETYANDYSFATSVPRPTSTHTYGPPYAHAVKHLSPVPATTTWGNWLPYQTVITATDTTDPYGQAAWSMLWQQAGIENYTTTGLYSTTVSPTAVPSSSLVLPPADYFGPTDCYSFPADFVFGVAGSAAQVEGAVGLEGRSPTILEKLANATQPKDYVTNENYYLYKQDIQRLAAIGVKYYSFSIPWTRILPFVLPGTPVNEQGIKHYDDLIQTVLDAGMLPIVTLLHFDSPWMFVAGGNFTAKPDIGYNNGGYHNETFVDAFVNYAKIVLTHFADRVPIWVTFNEPLLYSFNFKGADNVVRAHAQVYHFYHDVLNATGRMGIKFNDNFGVPRNPRNASDVHAANRFQEMQLGLFANPIFLGQQYPDSILNTLPGAEPLSKKDLAYIANTSDFFGIDPFTATVVSPAAEGIDACAANTSSELFPYCVVQETKNRYGWNLGYRSQSYVYITPTYLREYLNYLWNTFRSPVFVSEFGFPVFGEAEKTDLSDQLFDTPRSIYYLSFMSEILKAIHEDGVRVMGALAWSWADNWEFGDYEQQFGLQVVNRTTQERYYRKSLFDLVDFVSSRMSK from the coding sequence ATGAGACAGTGCGGTGAGTTGGCAGTAGGCAAGAGTGGATCAGAGGAGACCTATGCTAATGACTACAGCTTTGCCACTTCTGTACCGAGGCCCACGTCCACCCATACGTATGGGCCTCCTTATGCGCATGCCGTGAAACATCTCAGCCCCGTTCCCGCGACGACAACATGGGGCAATTGGCTTCCTTATCAGACCGTCATCACGGCCACTGATACCACTGACCCCTATGGGCAAGCCGCCTGGTCGATGCTGTGGCAGCAGGCCGGCATCGAGAACTACACGACGACCGGTTTGTACTCGACGACTGTCAGTCCGACGGCGGTGCCGAGCAGTTCACTGGTACTGCCGCCCGCTGACTACTTTGGCCCAACGGACTGCTATAGCTTCCCCGCCGACTTCGTCTTCGGAGTGGCAGGTAGTGCGGCACAGGTCGAGGGAGCAGTCGGCTTGGAGGGCCGCAGTCCGACGATCCTGGAGAAACTAGCCAACGCGACTCAGCCAAAGGACTACGTCACGAATGAGAACTACTACTTGTACAAGCAGGACATCCAACGTCTGGCAGCCATTGGAGTCAAGTACTACAGCTTCTCCATTCCGTGGACGCGCATCCTTCCCTTTGTACTACCCGGGACCCCAGTAAACGAGCAGGGCATCAAGCACTATGATGATCTGATTCAGACGGTCCTTGACGCTGGCATGCTGCCCATCGTAACACTTCTCCATTTCGACAGCCCCTGGATGTTCGTGGCCGGCGGCAATTTCACGGCCAAGCCGGATATTGGCTACAACAACGGAGGCTACCACAACGAGACATTCGTGGATGCCTTTGTCAACTACGCCAAAATCGTCCTCACACACTTTGCCGACCGAGTGCCGATCTGGGTCACCTTCAACGAACCCCTTCTCTACTCGTTCAATTTCAAGGGCGCCGACAACGTCGTTCGCGCGCACGCACAGGTGTACCACTTCTACCACGACGTCCTAAACGCGACCGGCAGAATGGGCATCAAGTTCAACGACAATTTTGGCGTGCCTCGCAACCCCCGCAATGCCAGCGACGTCCACGCTGCAAACCGCTTCCAGGAGATGCAGCTGGGGCTGTTCGCGAACCCAATCTTCCTCGGGCAGCAGTACCCGGATTCCATCCTGAACACCCTCCCCGGCGCCGAACCgctcagcaagaaggacCTGGCGTATATCGCGAACACGTCTGATTTCTTCGGCATCGACCCTTTCACGGCGACAGTGGTCTCTCCGGCCGCAGAGGGGATAGACGCGTGCGCAGCCAACACCTCGAGCGAACTCTTCCCGTACTGCGTGGTCCAGGAAACGAAGAATAGATATGGCTGGAATCTCGGCTACCGCTCGCAGAGCTACGTCTACATTACACCCACCTACCTCCGGGAGTATCTGAACTATCTGTGGAATACATTCCGCAGCCCGGTCTTTGTATCGGAGTTTGGGTTCCCGGTTTTCGGAGAGGCTGAGAAGACAGACCTGTCGGATCAGCTGTTTGATACTCCGCGGAGTATCTACTATCTTTCGTTCATGTCGGAGATCCTGAAGGCGATCCACGAAGACGGGGTGCGCGTCATGGGGGCGTTGGCGTGGTCCTGGGCGGATAATTGGGAGTTTGGGGACTATGAACAGCAGTTTGGGTTGCAGGTGGTCAATCGGACGACGCAGGAGCGGTATTACAGGAAGAGCCTCTTTGATTTGGTGGATTTTGTGTCATCGAGGATGTCCAAGTAG
- the gh25 gene encoding lysozyme, translated as MKFSIVAIATIAGLASALPSQPEARATTVQGFDISNHQKSVNFEAAKKDGAQFVMIKATEGTTYKDTVFNSHYTGATKAGLLRGGYHFARPDKSTGSTQAKFFLKNGGGWSDDNRTLPGMLDIEYNPYGATCYGLSHSQMVAWIHDFVNEYHHATSRWPMIYTTADWWNRCTGNAKGFGDKCPLVLAAYSSSPPKTIPGDWKTWTIWQNSDKYKHGGDSDKFNGPMTQLRKLASG; from the exons ATGAAGTTCTCTATCGTTGCCATTGCCACTATTGCCGGCCTGGCTTCGGCCCTCCCCAGTCAACCCGAAGCCCGCGCAACCACTGTCCAGGGCTTCGACATCTCCAACCACCAGAAGAGCGTCAACTTTGAAGCTGCCAAGAAGGATGGCGCGCAGTTCGTGATGATCAAG GCTACTGAAGGCACGACCTACAAAGACACCGTCTTCAACTCGCACTACACTGGCGCCACCAAGGCCGGCCTTCTCCGTGGCGGATACCATTTTGCCCGCCCTGACAAGTCCACGGGCAGCACGCAAGCCAAATTCTTCCTGAAGAACGGCGGCGGATGGAGCGACGATAACCGCACACTGCCCGGGATGCTGGATATCGAGTACAACCCCTACGGAGCGACATGTTATGGCCTGAGCCATTCCCAGATGGTCGCTTGGATCCACGATTTTGTCAACGAGTACCATCATGCGACGAGTCGGTGGCCCATGATCTACACCACTGCAGACTGGTGGAATCGCTGCACGGGCAATGCTAAGGGCTTCGGCGACAAGTGTCCCCTGGTGCTGGCGGCGTATAGCAGCTCTCCTCCCAAGACGATTCCAGGTGACTGGAAGACATGGACAATCTGGCAGAATTCGGACAAGTATAAGCATGGAGGAGACTCGGACAAATTCAATGGCCCGATGACCCAGTTGAGGAAGTTAGCCAGTGGTTAA